A single genomic interval of Dyella sp. GSA-30 harbors:
- a CDS encoding S9 family peptidase — protein sequence MSWNRFAVAALIVFLTATSPSQADPAESTSTAPPHSPSLKDFVRADEFTQVRISPDGNYVSAVIPMPDSPYENVLAIIDTHTSKLIYSFPSGSRDQIYHHFWVSNRRLVASLSTRMGFLDTPVPTGELIATDVDGKHGMYLFGVRGSSKNDATVNRRGGEQRIAAATVIDTQLLDNHDILIAAREFTTSRKGAVPTIERLDVDTGRSRRIDTSPAADAYFVADHAGRVRLALGSGDYLGLRLWGRDLEKDKNWWLLNDSDKSRINIEPIGFNRDNSRVYVRVSHATGPDSIELMDPDNGKRELVYRGQFADPGELLPSADGKDYYAVVTRDGIPGLHYIDENSPEALMNKALSEKFPGRLVAFSNFTRDGKQAILSVSSDLNPGDYFLFDFETRSAKYLLSRRHWIEAPQMRPMQPITVEARDGMTLHGFLTEPAGDKPHPLIVMPHGGPHGIDDEWGYDGEAQLFAHHGYAVLQLNYRGSGGYGQAFQQAGYRQWGQAMQDDLTDATQWAIKQGYADPKRICIYGASYGGYAAVEATVREPSLYRCAIGYAGIYDLRIQLDKSDTQRSNSGTSYLNTVLGDDRDDLLRRSPLSGVDRIQAALLLIHGGADERVPFANFREFTRALDKQHKPYESLTEPDEGHGFFLEKHRLEAYQKMLDFLDMHIGSKEISSLP from the coding sequence ATGTCATGGAATCGGTTTGCCGTCGCCGCCTTAATCGTTTTTCTGACCGCAACGTCGCCCAGCCAGGCTGACCCCGCCGAGTCGACATCGACTGCCCCACCCCATAGCCCGTCGCTGAAAGACTTTGTCCGCGCGGACGAATTCACCCAGGTGCGGATTTCTCCGGACGGCAACTATGTCTCCGCCGTCATCCCGATGCCAGACAGTCCCTACGAAAATGTTCTGGCCATCATCGATACGCATACCAGCAAACTGATCTATAGCTTCCCCTCGGGCAGCCGCGACCAGATCTATCACCATTTCTGGGTAAGCAACCGACGCCTGGTCGCCAGCCTGAGCACGCGTATGGGCTTTCTCGATACGCCGGTACCCACGGGCGAGCTGATCGCCACCGACGTCGACGGCAAGCATGGCATGTACCTGTTCGGGGTCCGTGGTTCGTCAAAGAACGACGCCACGGTCAACCGGCGTGGCGGTGAGCAGCGCATAGCGGCAGCCACCGTGATCGATACGCAACTGCTCGACAACCATGACATTCTGATCGCCGCGCGCGAGTTCACCACCAGTCGCAAGGGCGCGGTGCCGACGATCGAGCGGCTCGATGTGGACACCGGCAGAAGCCGCCGCATCGACACTTCCCCGGCGGCCGACGCCTATTTCGTTGCCGATCATGCCGGCCGGGTACGCCTGGCACTGGGCAGTGGCGACTACCTGGGTCTACGCCTATGGGGTCGCGACCTGGAAAAGGACAAGAACTGGTGGCTGCTCAACGACTCGGACAAGTCGCGCATCAATATCGAGCCGATCGGCTTCAACCGCGATAACAGCCGGGTCTATGTTCGCGTGTCGCATGCCACCGGCCCGGACTCCATCGAGCTGATGGATCCGGACAACGGCAAGCGCGAACTCGTCTATCGCGGCCAGTTCGCCGATCCGGGCGAGTTGTTGCCTTCGGCCGATGGCAAGGACTACTACGCCGTCGTTACCCGGGACGGCATACCAGGCCTGCATTACATCGACGAGAACAGCCCCGAAGCGCTGATGAACAAAGCGCTGAGCGAAAAATTTCCAGGGCGCCTGGTGGCTTTCAGCAATTTCACCCGTGACGGCAAGCAGGCCATCCTCAGCGTCAGCAGCGACCTCAATCCCGGGGACTATTTCCTGTTCGATTTCGAGACGAGGAGCGCCAAGTACCTGCTGAGCCGGCGCCATTGGATCGAGGCGCCGCAGATGCGCCCGATGCAGCCGATCACGGTAGAGGCACGCGATGGGATGACGCTGCACGGTTTTCTTACCGAGCCGGCCGGCGACAAACCCCACCCGCTCATTGTCATGCCCCACGGCGGCCCGCACGGCATCGATGACGAATGGGGCTACGACGGCGAAGCCCAGCTGTTTGCCCATCACGGTTATGCCGTGTTGCAGCTCAACTACCGTGGCTCGGGTGGTTATGGGCAGGCATTCCAGCAAGCCGGCTACCGGCAGTGGGGTCAGGCCATGCAGGACGACCTGACCGACGCGACACAATGGGCGATCAAGCAAGGCTATGCCGATCCCAAACGCATCTGCATCTATGGAGCGAGCTATGGCGGCTATGCAGCCGTCGAAGCGACCGTGCGCGAGCCGTCGCTCTATCGTTGCGCCATCGGCTATGCCGGCATCTACGATCTGCGCATCCAGCTGGACAAGAGCGACACGCAGCGCTCCAACAGCGGCACCAGTTACCTCAATACGGTGCTCGGCGATGATCGCGACGACCTGTTGCGGCGCTCGCCGCTGAGCGGGGTCGATCGCATCCAGGCGGCCCTGCTACTGATCCATGGTGGAGCAGATGAGCGCGTGCCCTTCGCCAATTTCCGCGAGTTCACGCGCGCATTGGACAAGCAGCACAAACCGTACGAGTCATTGACCGAACCGGACGAGGGGCATGGCTTCTTTCTGGAGAAGCACCGTCTGGAGGCGTATCAGAAGATGCTCGACTTTCTGGACATGCATATCGGATCGAAAGAAATTTCGAGCCTACCCTGA
- a CDS encoding S9 family peptidase codes for MYARTRLWAVILSCAIGSAAAADTPTATTTQKPIADFVKQADFTEVQLSPSGKYIATVISMPDNPHENAFAILDGKTGSIIRFIHSGKDALIANYFWANDERLVASLSVKFNKLDTPYATGEIFAIDVDGNKQLDLFGARKHLIHMNDGDGGRARVIERKLATPDEILVESDALQRSGNAAPLIQRVNVDTGQVTQVGKAPIEGASVVSDHAGQARAAFASADASHVSLWVRKDNDSEWSLANDPAKTNINMTPVGFNRDNSKLYVLVSEGKKADAIELMDMTSLARTPVYRGEFSDPGEMLRTADGKDFYAIVTQDGKRSLHFLDENSQEAKITKALQASFPGQLVLFTSFTDDGKRAVVSVSSDRNPGDFYIFNLDTMQAGHLVKVMPQIDPEQMHAMEPVSLTSRDGLPLHGFITLPKGSKPYPLIVLPHGGPHGISDEWGYNREVQLFASRGYAVLQINYRGSGGYGGWFQQLGYRKWGLTMQDDLTDATHWAIDQGYATRQGVCIYGASYGGYAALEGVVREPDLYKCAIGYAGVYDLRVQLDDSDTRESKVGRSYLSLALGDDRDDLLARSPLSGVPKIKSNVLLLHGGKDPRVPIKNFYEMTKALDKNNKHYEQLVMPDEGHGFFVPEHSQQAYEKMLEFLDRNIGHGQATTVANASP; via the coding sequence ATGTATGCCAGGACGCGGCTATGGGCCGTCATATTGTCGTGTGCCATCGGTAGTGCCGCAGCAGCGGATACACCGACCGCAACCACCACACAAAAGCCAATCGCTGATTTCGTAAAGCAGGCTGACTTTACCGAGGTGCAACTGTCACCCAGCGGTAAATACATAGCGACCGTGATATCGATGCCGGACAACCCGCACGAGAATGCCTTTGCCATTCTGGACGGAAAAACCGGCAGCATCATCCGGTTTATTCACTCGGGTAAAGACGCACTCATTGCAAACTACTTCTGGGCCAATGACGAGCGACTGGTCGCTTCGCTGTCTGTCAAGTTCAACAAACTGGACACGCCGTATGCAACCGGCGAGATCTTTGCCATCGATGTCGATGGGAACAAGCAACTTGACCTGTTTGGAGCCCGCAAACATCTCATTCACATGAATGACGGCGATGGCGGAAGAGCCAGGGTCATCGAGAGAAAACTGGCAACGCCTGACGAAATTCTCGTCGAAAGCGACGCTCTTCAACGCAGCGGCAATGCAGCGCCATTGATCCAGCGCGTCAATGTAGATACTGGCCAGGTGACTCAAGTTGGCAAAGCGCCTATCGAGGGGGCCAGCGTAGTCAGCGATCACGCTGGACAAGCACGCGCCGCCTTCGCCAGCGCGGATGCGTCCCACGTTTCGCTCTGGGTACGAAAAGACAACGACTCGGAATGGTCGCTTGCCAACGATCCGGCAAAAACCAATATCAACATGACTCCGGTGGGCTTCAACCGAGATAACAGCAAACTCTACGTGCTTGTCTCGGAGGGAAAGAAGGCTGACGCCATCGAATTGATGGATATGACCTCGCTCGCCCGCACCCCGGTTTACCGCGGAGAGTTTTCCGACCCGGGTGAAATGCTGCGCACGGCCGATGGCAAGGACTTCTATGCCATCGTCACGCAAGACGGGAAAAGGTCCTTGCATTTCCTCGATGAAAATAGTCAGGAGGCAAAAATCACCAAAGCCCTCCAGGCCAGCTTCCCGGGGCAGCTCGTCCTTTTCACCAGTTTCACCGACGACGGTAAACGCGCCGTGGTGTCGGTGAGCAGCGATCGCAATCCTGGTGACTTTTACATTTTCAATCTGGATACGATGCAGGCTGGCCATCTCGTGAAGGTCATGCCGCAGATCGATCCGGAGCAGATGCACGCCATGGAACCCGTGAGCCTCACCTCACGTGATGGCCTTCCATTGCATGGCTTCATTACTTTACCCAAGGGCAGCAAGCCTTACCCGCTGATCGTTTTGCCTCACGGCGGCCCACATGGCATCTCCGACGAATGGGGATACAACCGCGAAGTACAACTGTTCGCCTCGCGTGGCTACGCGGTACTGCAGATCAACTATCGGGGATCGGGCGGCTATGGCGGGTGGTTCCAGCAACTGGGGTACCGCAAATGGGGCCTCACCATGCAGGACGATCTGACCGATGCAACACATTGGGCGATCGACCAAGGCTACGCTACGCGGCAGGGCGTATGCATCTACGGCGCCAGCTACGGTGGCTATGCGGCACTGGAAGGCGTCGTACGCGAACCCGATCTCTACAAGTGCGCCATAGGTTATGCAGGCGTATATGATTTGCGTGTGCAACTTGACGATAGCGACACGCGAGAAAGCAAAGTGGGGCGCAGCTATTTGAGCCTGGCGCTGGGTGACGATCGCGACGATCTGTTGGCTCGATCACCGCTTAGCGGCGTGCCCAAGATCAAGTCCAATGTGCTGCTTCTGCATGGCGGCAAGGACCCGCGCGTTCCCATCAAGAACTTTTACGAGATGACCAAAGCGCTCGACAAGAACAACAAACACTACGAGCAACTGGTCATGCCCGACGAAGGTCACGGCTTCTTCGTGCCGGAGCACAGCCAGCAAGCCTATGAAAAAATGCTGGAGTTCCTGGATCGCAATATCGGCCACGGCCAGGCCACAACGGTAGCCAACGCCTCGCCTTGA